The Bacteroidota bacterium sequence CTGCTGACCATGGTACTTTCTGGTATACAGGAACATCTAATGGTATCATGTATTTTAATGACATTGCAGTTCTTGACTCTGCCATGGTTTATGATACATTTTATAAAGATACAACCGTATATCGTTTATGGGTAGATGGAGCCATTGCACCAATGATTGCCTATATGACTGACACTTCATGGAATTATAAATTCAATACAATTGATAGTACAGTAACAAAAATGGCAAAATCAGCCATTACAGTTACAACTTATGACGATATCAATAATCCATTTACACCTACAACAGTAACTGCATGGCCAGCATATTTTGTTTACTTATGGGATACGATGACCGGCTTACCTACTGATTCTACATTAGTCATTCCTGATAAAGTAGTGGTTCTTGACTCATTTGTTGTTGAAGTAGTTGATTATGTAAGTGGCCGTTGGGAAACATTCAATGCCTATACAAACATGGGCGTTATTCCAACAGCACATGTTTACGATAGAAATCAAAGTGGAGCAACAGAAATTGACAGACCAACATGGGATAGCGATGTTGCTCAGGGTGGTCGCTACGGCTCAACAGCTTTAGTTACAATGCCACACTACACCATCGATGACAATGGAAACATATTTCTCATTTATAGTGCTCCTGTTGAAGAAGCCATTTCTTTAATTAACGGAGAAAACTTCAGAGATGTGTATGTTGTTTATTCAACAAATGGTGGACTTGCCTGGTCAGATCCGCAAAACTTATCTGATAATCCAGAAATGGAAGATGTATTTTGTAATGTTGCCAGAAAGGTAGATGATTACATTCATATTGTTTTCCAGGAAGATGAAGAGCCTGGTACTGAAGTACAAAATCAGGATTTCCCAACCATCAACTACGAGTTTTATATGAAAATACCTGTACAGGACATTTTGAATGATGTCATTGGTCCTGGTGGAGGAGTTGGAGTTGAAGAGAATACAGTAAGTGGAGCCACACTCAAAGGAATTTATCCAAATCCTGTCGCAGTTGAAACAACCATTAGTCTTGATCTCAAATATACTTCTGATGTTCAACTAACTATTTATGATTTAGTAGGAAAAAGTGTATTTAGCCAAAACTTCAAGAATTTAAGTTCAGGTGCTAACTATCTAACAATTCAGCCTTCTTCATTAAAGTCAGGTGCTTATATTTTAAGCATTATTGCTAATGGTGAAAACATTTCAGCTAAATTGATTGTTGAATAATCATAATCAACAAATACAGAAAACCCCGGCCAATTGTCGGGGTTTTTTATTGCTTTCAAATGAGATGGCCTTTATAGGCTTTACTTATCTTTGCAGACGAAATCAATCAAATTATTTACACATGAAACGCGTATTTATTGCTGTTATTCTTCTCTCTCATATCCTGATTACATCAAATATTCAGGCTCAGGAAACAAAAAAAATTGAAGATCGTCCGGTTAAGGATATCACACTTGAAGATGCTTGGGCTTATTTTACTTTTTATCCAAAATTCATTCAAGGATTACGCTCTATGAATGATGGTTTGCATTATAGTGTACAGGATGATGTAGATATCAATAAATACAGTTATGCCAGCGGAGAGCTGGTTGAAACACTTGTTGAAGGCGAAAAACTGGGTATTGAGTTTCAGAGTTATGCTTTTAACAAGGATGAAAATAAAATATTGTTTTCGGCTGAACATCAGGCAATATACCGCCATTCCTATGTAGCTAAATATTATGTGTGGGACATGAAAACAAAAACGCTCACCGATATTTCAAAAAACGGCAAACAAAGTCTGGCTACTTTTTCTCCCGATGGACATAAAGTAGCTTTTGTGAAAGAAAATAATATCTATTATTTCGACTTGAACAGTGGAAAAGAGATTCAACTAACATCAGATGGTGAATTCAACAAAATAATCAATGGAGCACCTGATTGGGTGTATGAGGAAGAATTCAGTTTTTCTAAGGGCTTTTTCTGGTCTCCCGACAATACTTACATTGCCTATATGAAATTTGATGAATCGGCAGTTAAACAATGGTCGATGACCACCTATGGAGAGCTTTACCCTGAGCTTTATCAATATAAATACCCAAAAGCAGGAGAAGATAATTCAATTGTTGATGTATATGTTTATAACATCCTGAACAGCAGTGAAGTAAAAATGGATTTGGGTAAACAAACTGATCAGTATATACCTCGTATTCAATGGACGCAGCAAGCAGGAACACTTTGTATAACACGATTGAATCGGCTTCAAAACAAATTAGAACTTTTATTGGCTGATGCAGCAAGCGGACAAGCAAAGGTTCTTTTAACCGAAGAAAGTAAATATTATGTAGATATAACAGATAATCTCACCTTTTTAAAGGATCAAAAACATTTTGTTTGGACTAGCGAAAAAAGTGGTTTTAACCATATTTATTTATATGAATTGAATGGAAAATTGAAAAATCAAATTACCAAAGGCGAATGGGATGTAGTTAGTTTTCATGGTGTTGATGAAGTAAATGCCTTGGTTTATTATACATCCGCTGAAAGTTCACCCACCCAACGCGATTTGTATGTTATTGGTTTGAATGGAAAATCAAAAAAGAGTATTGGCAAAAAGAATGGAACCAATGATGCTGATTTCAGCAAGTCCTTCAAGTATTTTATCAATACCTGGTCTGATGCCAACACCCCTCCTATTAGCACCCTTTGCAATGCATCTGGGAAAGAGATTCGTGTATTGGAAAACAATGATGACTTGGTTCAGAAAATGAAACCTTATAGGTTTGCCAAGAAAGATTTTTTCAGCTTTACAACATCCGAAAATGTGGAGTTAAATGGATGGATGATCAAACCCTATAATTTCAATAAGAAAAAATCTTACCCAGTGTATATGACCTGTTATGGTGGCCCTGGTGCTAATACGGTAAATAATCGATGGGATTATAACGATATATATTATCAGTTTTTGGCATCTAAAGGATATATTATTGTTTCGGTTGATAACAGAGGAACCGGATACAGAGGTGAAGAGTTTAAAAAATCGACATATTTACAACTTGGAAAACTGGAAACCATCGATCAGATAGAAGCTGGAAAATATTTAGCCAAGCTTCCCTATGTGGATGGTAGCCGTATTGGAATTCAGGGTTGGAGCTTTGGCGGTTATTTGTCATCCTTAGCCTTGCTGAAAGGAAATGATGTGTTTAAAATGGCCATAGCCGTTGCTCCGGTTACGAACTGGAGATATTATGATAATATTTACACCGAAAGATTTTTACGTACACCAGATGAAAATCCCAGTGGATATGATGACAATTCACCTATAAATTTCGTCAAGCAATTAAAGGGAAAATATCTCATTATTCATGGAACCTCTGACGATAATGTGCACATTCAGAATACAATTGAAATGGTTAATGCATTGAATGATGCAAACAAGCAATTCGATATGCATATTTATCCAAATAAAAACCACAGTATTTTTGGTGGTTATACACGCTTTCATCTCTTCAATAAAATGACTTTATTCATTGAAGAAAATTTATAAATAACACTTGTTTAAAATTTAATAAAAATTATGAAAAAATTAGCATTCATGGCAGTTATTATTTGCTGCTCATTTACACTTTTTGCTCAAAACCAGTGGCTATCCGATTGGAAACAATTTACAGCCAGCTATGTGTATGACAGCAAATATTTAGCTGATCAGAAGTTAGGGACCAACTATATTCGTTCTATTGATGTTGATAAAGAAGGTGGCGTTTGGTTTGCTGCCGGAGGAGAAATCAAATTATATTATGGTGGAAAAGTAGTTACCATGAAAAGAAAAGATTTCGGTAACCCTCGCTTAGTTAACCTGATCAAGATTGATAATGAAGGAAACATTTGGGTTGCTACCAATAAAGGCCTTTACAAATTTGATGGAAGCAGTTTTTCCTATGTTCAGGTTCCTGAAATTGAATTAGTGACTGAAATTGCTGTTGACAAAGACAATAAAATATGGGTTGCTGGTTATAATTCAGATGCCATTAATGCCAAAGGTGGTGGAGTATCTGTATTTGACGGAAGCAATTGGGTTAATTATAATACTGAAAACTCAGGTTTGCCCAAAAAGTTTGTTGAAGATATCACATTCGACAAGCAAGGAAATACATGGATGGTTGCCGGAATTCAAGATTATGGAGTCGTAAAGTTTGACGGAAAAGACTGGACACATTATACCAAAGACAACTCTGGCTTACCAACTAATACTGTTCGTGCCATTGAATTCGATAACAACAATATTGCCTGGTTTGGAACCCCAAAAGGACTGGTTAGCTTTAATGGTACCGATTGGGAAAATCATAGTATCAGAGATTTAATGGCGAGTGTTACTTTCGGACTTTTCGAGAAAAGTTTACCAGAACCCGATTTATTATCTCTTGCTGTAGATACAAAAAATACGATTTGGATTGGAACTGATGGAAATGGTGTTCTTGCTTTTGACGGCACTTCAGTTAAAATAATCAATAAAGAAAATTCTCCTCTAACAACTAATTATGTGAGGGATATTGTTGTCGATAATCAAAATCGCAAGTTTTTCCTGACAGGTGTATTTCCTGAAACATGGTTAGACCGCTTTTTTGGAGACAAAGATTATTCACCTGAGAAATTTGGTGGTGTTGTAATGTATAACGAACCTGTTTTTGATCATTTCCCTGAATGGAAAGTGTATAACCGTTTTACCTCTGATATTCCTTCGAGCTATATTAACCAATTTGCGATAGATAAAAACGATGAAATTTGGATGGCAACCAGTGGTTCAGGT is a genomic window containing:
- a CDS encoding T9SS type A sorting domain-containing protein; translation: MKKLLLLFVLAAFMANAQNVPSPKDYNGDVKNVKVFNVKDLNQDNIPQYSIVHKPAEAADYKLNASNSRYDRTLVGRSQYGLQTNSSIARRTVLYDDGKISTVFTTSPDVNPWNTRGTGYNHFDGNNWMGAIEDRLETFRSGWPNIVFFDDGASVKEYVVSHYAEAGGGSGGYSLNVNEGIGSTTWTETSKDKGSGPIWARIAQSGDFLYIIGNYSDTLVVKNGVKRPFVYSRYNIKTDTWVDDKITLPGYDDSRYAFGNGDNYAIDAKDNIVSIVVGQRINDILMWKSVDYGNSWEMIVIEDFELPVPQFLGDTNAFWYGDGSMTVIIDDNDVSHVAYGVTVGFTYDPAADHGTFWYTGTSNGIMYFNDIAVLDSAMVYDTFYKDTTVYRLWVDGAIAPMIAYMTDTSWNYKFNTIDSTVTKMAKSAITVTTYDDINNPFTPTTVTAWPAYFVYLWDTMTGLPTDSTLVIPDKVVVLDSFVVEVVDYVSGRWETFNAYTNMGVIPTAHVYDRNQSGATEIDRPTWDSDVAQGGRYGSTALVTMPHYTIDDNGNIFLIYSAPVEEAISLINGENFRDVYVVYSTNGGLAWSDPQNLSDNPEMEDVFCNVARKVDDYIHIVFQEDEEPGTEVQNQDFPTINYEFYMKIPVQDILNDVIGPGGGVGVEENTVSGATLKGIYPNPVAVETTISLDLKYTSDVQLTIYDLVGKSVFSQNFKNLSSGANYLTIQPSSLKSGAYILSIIANGENISAKLIVE
- a CDS encoding S9 family peptidase, coding for MKRVFIAVILLSHILITSNIQAQETKKIEDRPVKDITLEDAWAYFTFYPKFIQGLRSMNDGLHYSVQDDVDINKYSYASGELVETLVEGEKLGIEFQSYAFNKDENKILFSAEHQAIYRHSYVAKYYVWDMKTKTLTDISKNGKQSLATFSPDGHKVAFVKENNIYYFDLNSGKEIQLTSDGEFNKIINGAPDWVYEEEFSFSKGFFWSPDNTYIAYMKFDESAVKQWSMTTYGELYPELYQYKYPKAGEDNSIVDVYVYNILNSSEVKMDLGKQTDQYIPRIQWTQQAGTLCITRLNRLQNKLELLLADAASGQAKVLLTEESKYYVDITDNLTFLKDQKHFVWTSEKSGFNHIYLYELNGKLKNQITKGEWDVVSFHGVDEVNALVYYTSAESSPTQRDLYVIGLNGKSKKSIGKKNGTNDADFSKSFKYFINTWSDANTPPISTLCNASGKEIRVLENNDDLVQKMKPYRFAKKDFFSFTTSENVELNGWMIKPYNFNKKKSYPVYMTCYGGPGANTVNNRWDYNDIYYQFLASKGYIIVSVDNRGTGYRGEEFKKSTYLQLGKLETIDQIEAGKYLAKLPYVDGSRIGIQGWSFGGYLSSLALLKGNDVFKMAIAVAPVTNWRYYDNIYTERFLRTPDENPSGYDDNSPINFVKQLKGKYLIIHGTSDDNVHIQNTIEMVNALNDANKQFDMHIYPNKNHSIFGGYTRFHLFNKMTLFIEENL